DNA from Deinococcus fonticola:
AGGCGCATCTCCCACTCCTCAGTCTTCCTAACGAAGTCATTTTCACAGCCACTTGGGATCCTGAGCGCTGGGCGCTGCTGGAACGTCACGGCGAGTGGTTTTTAGTGCTGTGGTTTGATTTATTGTGTACTGCTGGCAGTCTTGTTGGCACCGCCGAAGTGGCTCTTGATTTGGGCGCCTCTCCTCTCGTCTGTGTCATTACTTCTGATGGGCTAGTCGAGACAGTTGAGAAGCAGGTACCAGTTTCACTCAGTCAATTTGCCAGTGTCTTTCAGCAAGACCCTGGCCTTCGCGAACGTGTGGAGTTTGAATTGCAGCGGGCCGAACTTTTGAGGTTCACGCTGTTTCTCGTGAGTCATGCCGTACTCATCTGCGCAGAGGATCTGACCTACCGCGATATGGATCGGAATTTTGTGCGCTGGGCACGCAAAACCGGCCTGCTCGATTGGCATGAGAGCTGGTTACATAATCGCTTAGCCACAGCAGGCATCCCGTTCGAAAAAGTCGATTCCAGGGGCACCAGCCAGCGCTGCAGCGCCTGCCAGTATCCACATGGTCAGCGGGATCGAAGTGAATTCCGTTGTCCCAAATGCGGTCACAGTATGGACGCGCACGAAAATGCTGCACGGAACATCCTCCAGCGCGGCAGCCTGAAGGGCAGGCAGTGGCAACGTGCTCATGCCAAGACTCGCCTCAGGCAAGGTGTGGCATGAGAACTACTCTGTATTCCGCCTCAGCATTCCGGGACGTCGACACCTGTGATGAGGCACCTCGAAGGCCAATTAACGCATCCGACACTGAACAAGGACTCTCCCCTGCCTGGCCAGGCAAGCTGGAACGCG
Protein-coding regions in this window:
- a CDS encoding zinc ribbon domain-containing protein — protein: MIPLEPLSDQMVKVMDYQLATDLYRLPSSEYSALVRSAPAFRQPPYLTKILQATFQHHADYVWIRSPESKHQAHLPLLSLPNEVIFTATWDPERWALLERHGEWFLVLWFDLLCTAGSLVGTAEVALDLGASPLVCVITSDGLVETVEKQVPVSLSQFASVFQQDPGLRERVEFELQRAELLRFTLFLVSHAVLICAEDLTYRDMDRNFVRWARKTGLLDWHESWLHNRLATAGIPFEKVDSRGTSQRCSACQYPHGQRDRSEFRCPKCGHSMDAHENAARNILQRGSLKGRQWQRAHAKTRLRQGVA